One stretch of Nitrospinota bacterium DNA includes these proteins:
- a CDS encoding CbiX/SirB N-terminal domain-containing protein: MNGSNSEAVILMGHGSRVPEAGQGMEAVARILKETGFCGIVEVCYMERQGPRFDEALAKCVAGGAKRVVLIPYFLHRGLHTRVDIPNMMRHEAEKYPDITLVFGKNLGYDDLLLQLVKKRIGESRQLPDVRKIEPQEREKYPLPPEAPVFVTMSQNEAAEYKEKHGDHDHHHDH; encoded by the coding sequence ATGAACGGTAGCAACAGTGAAGCGGTGATCCTGATGGGCCATGGCAGCCGTGTGCCGGAAGCCGGGCAGGGGATGGAGGCGGTGGCGCGGATTCTGAAAGAGACGGGGTTTTGCGGCATCGTCGAAGTCTGCTACATGGAGCGGCAAGGCCCCCGGTTTGACGAGGCCTTGGCGAAGTGCGTGGCCGGTGGCGCGAAGCGGGTGGTGCTCATCCCGTATTTTCTGCACAGGGGACTGCATACCCGCGTTGACATTCCAAACATGATGCGGCACGAAGCGGAAAAATATCCCGACATCACATTGGTGTTCGGAAAGAATCTTGGTTATGACGACCTGCTGCTGCAACTGGTGAAAAAAAGGATCGGCGAATCGCGCCAGCTTCCCGATGTGCGGAAGATCGAGCCGCAGGAGCGCGAAAAGTATCCGCTGCCGCCCGAAGCTCCTGTGTTTGTGACCATGAGCCAGAATGAGGCGGCGGAGTATAAAGAAAAACACGGCGATCACGACCATCACCACGATCACTGA
- the cobM gene encoding precorrin-4 C(11)-methyltransferase: MKVLFVGAGPGDPELLTIKAKRLLESCRCCIYAGSLVSDQVVALAPKNAELHNSAEMSLGDITAVYKDAQSRGMDVIRLHTGDPSLFGAIMEQMNELDVLGIEYEVVPGVSSFQAAAAALKIELTVPEKSQAVILARNGGHTPVPDAQELGQLGKSGATICVFLSVQAIDEVVEKLTPHYGAQCPVAVVYRASWPDQSITTGTLADIAEKVKEEKIISTAIIIVGPAMERAKTASKLYDASFTHAFRKASR, encoded by the coding sequence ATGAAAGTTCTGTTTGTCGGCGCGGGGCCGGGCGATCCGGAGCTGCTTACGATCAAGGCCAAGCGGTTACTCGAATCCTGCCGCTGCTGCATCTACGCCGGTTCGCTGGTCAGCGACCAAGTGGTGGCGCTGGCTCCCAAAAACGCCGAACTGCACAACTCCGCCGAGATGAGTTTGGGCGACATCACTGCTGTTTACAAAGACGCGCAATCGCGCGGCATGGATGTGATACGGTTGCACACCGGCGATCCCTCGCTGTTCGGCGCGATCATGGAGCAGATGAACGAGTTGGACGTGCTCGGCATCGAATACGAAGTGGTGCCGGGAGTCAGCTCGTTCCAGGCCGCCGCCGCCGCGCTGAAAATAGAATTGACGGTTCCAGAAAAATCGCAGGCGGTAATTTTGGCGCGCAACGGCGGCCACACGCCGGTGCCGGATGCGCAGGAACTGGGTCAACTGGGAAAGAGCGGCGCCACCATCTGCGTGTTCCTTTCGGTGCAGGCGATAGACGAAGTGGTGGAAAAGCTCACGCCGCATTACGGGGCGCAATGTCCCGTCGCGGTGGTCTACCGCGCGTCGTGGCCGGACCAAAGCATAACCACCGGCACACTGGCCGACATCGCGGAAAAGGTGAAGGAGGAAAAGATAATCAGCACGGCGATCATTATCGTGGGGCCGGCGATGGAGCGGGCCAAGACTGCCAGCAAACTGTATGACGCATCTTTCACGCACGCGTTCAGGAAGGCCTCGCGGTGA
- a CDS encoding precorrin-8X methylmutase — protein MEVKQQRPLVRALYENPIKPEEIEQLSFKCIEEEAGSHGLKPEEWIVLRRMIHTTASFDLRADIRFSPDAISSAVAALKRGADIYVDSNMIRGGISLERLRKVFPGYGPENIHCHVADKDVAEECKKAGLPRSLFAVRKAKKALEGGIALFGNAPVALLELNRMIMEEGVRPAAVIAMPVGFVHVVESKEELMSLGVPYIALAGRRGGSPLAVSVIHSLSIIALDQKE, from the coding sequence ATGGAAGTTAAGCAACAACGCCCGCTGGTGCGGGCACTGTACGAAAACCCGATAAAGCCGGAGGAGATAGAGCAGCTTTCCTTCAAGTGCATCGAAGAGGAAGCGGGCAGCCACGGCCTGAAGCCGGAAGAGTGGATCGTGTTGCGGCGGATGATCCACACCACCGCCAGCTTCGATCTGCGGGCCGACATTCGCTTTTCGCCGGACGCCATCAGTTCGGCGGTTGCGGCGCTCAAGCGCGGCGCGGACATCTACGTCGATTCCAACATGATACGCGGCGGCATTTCGCTGGAGCGGCTGCGGAAGGTTTTTCCGGGGTACGGCCCGGAGAACATTCATTGCCATGTGGCGGACAAGGATGTTGCCGAAGAGTGCAAAAAGGCGGGGCTTCCCCGGTCGCTCTTCGCCGTGCGCAAGGCAAAGAAGGCATTGGAGGGTGGTATTGCCCTGTTCGGCAACGCGCCGGTGGCGTTGCTGGAGCTCAACCGGATGATTATGGAAGAGGGGGTGCGCCCGGCGGCGGTGATCGCCATGCCGGTCGGTTTCGTGCACGTGGTCGAAAGCAAGGAAGAGCTGATGTCGCTCGGCGTTCCGTACATCGCGCTGGCGGGGCGGCGCGGCGGCAGCCCCTTGGCCGTGAGTGTGATTCATTCGCTCAGCATCATCGCGTTGGATCAAAAGGAATAA
- the cbiE gene encoding precorrin-6y C5,15-methyltransferase (decarboxylating) subunit CbiE: MDEKKPITIIGCGPGSAAHLTEEARQCAAGADIMIGSQRLLDLFPRHGGEKIVEGVNIEKVIREIAARRGKGNIAVLVSGDPGMCSLARPVIRHFGIASCRVVPGISSVQLAFARVGLDWYGAKIVSAHAADPSADFSPYLNEDKIAVLGGRTESAAWMRRLAASLGGGRVLYVCENLGLPEEKVAAVNPEELDGGAIGSLAVFLLVRKELLE; encoded by the coding sequence ATGGACGAAAAAAAACCTATAACGATAATCGGTTGTGGCCCCGGCTCGGCGGCCCACCTTACCGAAGAGGCGCGGCAGTGCGCGGCCGGGGCCGACATCATGATCGGCTCGCAACGGTTGCTCGATCTTTTCCCGCGTCACGGCGGTGAAAAAATCGTTGAAGGGGTCAACATCGAAAAGGTGATACGCGAGATAGCGGCGCGGCGCGGCAAAGGGAACATAGCGGTGCTGGTGAGCGGCGATCCGGGGATGTGCAGTTTGGCGCGTCCGGTCATCCGCCATTTCGGCATCGCGTCGTGCCGCGTGGTGCCGGGCATCAGCTCGGTGCAGCTTGCTTTCGCGCGGGTGGGGCTGGACTGGTATGGCGCGAAGATTGTCTCGGCCCACGCCGCCGACCCGTCGGCGGATTTCTCTCCGTACCTTAATGAAGATAAAATCGCGGTGCTGGGCGGGCGGACGGAATCGGCGGCATGGATGCGCCGCCTTGCCGCATCGCTTGGCGGCGGGCGTGTGTTGTATGTTTGTGAAAACCTCGGCCTTCCCGAAGAGAAGGTGGCGGCGGTGAACCCGGAGGAACTGGACGGCGGAGCGATTGGCTCACTGGCGGTTTTCCTCCTCGTGAGAAAGGAACTTTTGGAATGA
- a CDS encoding ATP-binding cassette domain-containing protein: MGLVDLRDVSFRYPEGSLALDGVDMEVRAGSFTALLASNGSGKTTLIKLIAGLLTPVSGGITLDGEPLSTLSPKRLYGAIGVVFQNPDDQLFAPTAADDVAFGPRNMGLDEKTVGERVNESLDAVGMLHAAGRSVHHLSFGEKKKVALAGVLAMRPRLLLLDEPTASLDPAGEADMMRLIGNLNRLHGVTVVMATHSVDLLPLFADEIYIFKNGRVLQRGSAREILSDHAVMHGAGLRLPYISSLLHEMKTGDGLPINGLPLTIGEARKRFLELIPDEVFSRPGGDEQN, from the coding sequence ATGGGATTGGTTGATCTGCGCGATGTATCGTTCCGCTATCCGGAAGGAAGCCTCGCGCTGGATGGCGTTGATATGGAGGTGCGCGCCGGTTCGTTCACCGCGCTGCTCGCCAGCAACGGTTCAGGCAAAACAACGCTGATAAAACTGATCGCCGGGTTGCTTACGCCCGTCAGCGGCGGCATCACGCTGGATGGCGAACCGCTTTCCACCCTTTCCCCAAAAAGACTGTATGGCGCCATCGGCGTTGTTTTTCAAAATCCGGACGACCAGCTTTTTGCCCCAACGGCGGCGGATGATGTGGCCTTCGGCCCGCGCAACATGGGGCTGGATGAAAAGACCGTGGGCGAACGGGTGAATGAATCGCTTGATGCGGTGGGGATGCTCCATGCGGCGGGCCGCTCGGTGCATCACCTGAGTTTCGGCGAAAAAAAGAAGGTCGCGCTGGCCGGCGTGCTGGCCATGCGGCCCCGCCTGCTTTTGTTGGATGAGCCGACGGCGAGTCTCGATCCGGCCGGCGAAGCGGATATGATGCGGCTGATCGGCAACCTCAACCGGCTGCACGGCGTGACGGTGGTGATGGCGACGCACTCCGTCGATCTCCTGCCGCTGTTTGCCGATGAGATATACATTTTCAAAAATGGCCGGGTGCTCCAGCGGGGAAGCGCGCGGGAAATACTTTCCGATCACGCCGTGATGCACGGCGCGGGGCTGCGCCTGCCGTACATATCATCCTTGCTGCACGAGATGAAGACGGGCGACGGCTTGCCGATTAACGGCCTGCCGCTCACCATCGGCGAGGCGCGCAAGCGGTTTTTGGAATTGATACCGGACGAAGTTTTTTCGAGGCCCGGCGGCGATGAACAAAACTGA
- the cbiQ gene encoding cobalt ECF transporter T component CbiQ produces the protein MFELFSDIYADRNNRFTRMDARAKLFAAAVTLAAVIAAPGPVLPIMILALSVAALLSAGVGGRMIAGRILSPLMMAGVLLVVNTLLSGHTPFISIPVGKWHLDFMKEGLHQGMFLASRVMGATGVLLFLGFTTPAHRIFAALRWFGAPESWVELAISIYRHTFTLIDTASDMYYAQRVRLGYIGARRSLESSGVLVGSVLLRSLEQAARTHEAMVARGYTGTLVMGPLPRLVKADAAAAIVWAVCILSALGAVWSMGI, from the coding sequence ATGTTTGAGCTGTTTTCCGATATTTACGCGGATCGCAATAACAGGTTCACCCGCATGGATGCGCGCGCAAAGCTGTTTGCCGCCGCCGTTACGCTGGCCGCCGTCATCGCCGCGCCGGGGCCGGTGTTGCCGATAATGATATTGGCGTTGAGTGTCGCCGCGTTATTATCCGCGGGCGTGGGGGGCAGGATGATTGCGGGGCGGATACTTTCTCCGCTGATGATGGCGGGCGTGTTGCTGGTGGTGAATACGTTGCTTTCAGGGCACACTCCCTTTATCAGCATTCCCGTTGGTAAATGGCATTTGGATTTTATGAAGGAAGGACTGCATCAGGGGATGTTTCTTGCTTCACGGGTGATGGGGGCTACCGGTGTGCTGCTTTTTCTCGGCTTCACCACCCCCGCGCACCGCATCTTCGCGGCGCTCCGGTGGTTCGGTGCGCCGGAAAGCTGGGTGGAACTGGCCATCTCCATCTACCGGCATACGTTCACGCTGATAGATACGGCGTCCGACATGTACTATGCGCAGCGTGTCCGCTTGGGGTACATCGGCGCACGGCGCTCACTCGAATCATCCGGGGTGCTTGTGGGGAGCGTGCTGCTCCGCTCGCTGGAGCAGGCGGCCCGCACGCATGAAGCGATGGTGGCGCGAGGCTATACCGGCACCTTGGTGATGGGGCCGCTCCCCCGGTTGGTGAAGGCCGATGCGGCCGCCGCCATTGTGTGGGCCGTATGCATTTTGTCCGCGCTTGGCGCTGTTTGGAGCATGGGGATATAG
- the cobJ gene encoding precorrin-3B C(17)-methyltransferase gives MNTAKENLQGNNGGDSAGTLFVIGIGPGGRDDRTHRAERALASCDVVVGYSRYLDNVSDLTAGKEIISSGMTKEADRCRAALQKAAAGKKVALVSSGDAGIYGMAGLALELMKEENIKVRIEVIPGVSAAMAAAAQLGAPLMLDYANISLSDLLTPWELIRKRLEAAASADFVTALYNPKSKKRVEQLAEAADIFRKHRPGSTPVGICTSVGYEGEERIIISNLDHFLEQEIGMMTIIIIGNSETYFDGAWMVTPRGYKGKRF, from the coding sequence ATTAATACTGCGAAAGAGAATCTTCAAGGGAATAACGGTGGCGATAGCGCGGGAACGCTCTTCGTCATTGGCATAGGCCCCGGCGGGCGCGATGACCGGACGCACCGGGCGGAACGCGCGCTCGCCTCGTGTGACGTGGTGGTTGGTTACAGCCGCTACCTCGATAACGTGAGCGACCTCACGGCGGGGAAGGAAATCATTTCCTCCGGCATGACAAAAGAGGCCGACCGCTGCCGCGCCGCGCTGCAAAAGGCGGCGGCGGGAAAAAAGGTGGCGCTGGTTTCATCCGGCGACGCGGGGATTTACGGCATGGCGGGGCTGGCCCTGGAACTGATGAAGGAAGAAAATATCAAGGTGAGGATAGAGGTGATCCCCGGCGTTTCCGCCGCCATGGCCGCCGCCGCGCAACTGGGCGCGCCGCTCATGCTCGATTATGCCAACATCAGCCTCAGCGATCTGCTGACGCCGTGGGAACTGATCCGCAAGCGGCTGGAGGCCGCCGCATCGGCCGATTTCGTCACCGCGCTCTACAATCCAAAAAGCAAAAAACGGGTGGAACAACTGGCCGAGGCGGCCGATATATTCCGCAAGCACCGCCCCGGCTCCACCCCCGTGGGCATCTGCACCAGTGTTGGTTACGAGGGGGAAGAAAGGATCATCATCTCCAACCTCGATCATTTTCTTGAACAGGAGATAGGGATGATGACCATCATCATTATCGGCAACAGCGAAACCTACTTTGATGGGGCGTGGATGGTGACGCCGCGCGGTTACAAGGGAAAAAGGTTTTGA
- a CDS encoding cobalamin biosynthesis protein: MKIAFITLSREGAALFGELRKTFADADYFLHEKVEGVVNAERFSRVADLTARIFGEYEGLVYIAPSGAVVRAIAPHLRDKMKDPAVVQMDVGGRWAVSLLSGHEGGANELAFAVANAIGAEPVISTSTDAAKNLIVGIGCRRGVEAERIIDAVKTALADAGCALRQVRCIASADVKADEAGLMEAARALGVPLRFIASDEIRESTLDFEKSEFVEQSVNLPAVAEPAALLAGRRTSLILRKRIFKGITVAIARERSSSLA; this comes from the coding sequence GTGAAGATCGCCTTCATCACCCTGTCGCGGGAAGGGGCGGCCCTTTTCGGCGAACTGCGCAAAACGTTCGCGGACGCCGATTATTTTCTCCATGAAAAAGTGGAAGGGGTGGTTAATGCTGAGCGGTTCTCGCGCGTGGCCGACCTCACCGCCCGCATCTTTGGTGAATACGAAGGGCTGGTTTACATCGCCCCGTCCGGCGCGGTGGTGCGCGCCATCGCACCGCATCTGCGGGATAAAATGAAAGACCCCGCCGTGGTGCAGATGGATGTGGGGGGGCGTTGGGCGGTGAGTTTGTTAAGCGGGCACGAGGGGGGCGCTAACGAACTGGCATTCGCGGTCGCCAACGCCATCGGCGCCGAGCCGGTGATTTCCACTTCCACCGACGCGGCGAAAAACCTCATCGTCGGCATCGGGTGCCGCCGCGGGGTGGAAGCCGAGCGGATCATCGATGCGGTGAAAACCGCCCTGGCCGATGCGGGTTGTGCATTGCGGCAGGTGCGGTGCATCGCCTCGGCGGATGTGAAAGCGGACGAAGCGGGGCTGATGGAGGCGGCGCGGGCGCTCGGCGTGCCGCTGCGTTTTATTGCCTCGGATGAAATACGGGAATCAACGCTCGATTTTGAAAAATCGGAATTCGTGGAACAAAGTGTAAACCTGCCGGCGGTGGCCGAACCGGCCGCGCTGCTGGCGGGAAGGAGGACATCATTAATACTGCGAAAGAGAATCTTCAAGGGAATAACGGTGGCGATAGCGCGGGAACGCTCTTCGTCATTGGCATAG
- a CDS encoding energy-coupling factor ABC transporter permease — translation MKGITMKAVISLFTFVLACAAFPPPAHAMHIADGILPMQWAALWYLLAIPAVAMGLRTYRRESERSPRFRPLAGLVGAAVFVISCMPIPVPFTGTCSHPTGTGLAAILLGPWLTAAISSIALLLQALFLAHGGLTTLGGNIVSMGIAGAFSGYAVFRAARWAGLSLFASAFLAGVISDWATYATTSAELALALHGDGSVSSLFLAILTAFVPTQLPLGIMEGFVTAYALRFLSERWVDFPFARDARKERSKAVPIVLAVFLALAALSTAASAGGYVGVDEAVVEKVAAENGRKASPPLVDVEGDMGLFLFLIAGAAGGFACGYFYRSLSIKKEEKALTDV, via the coding sequence ATGAAAGGAATTACGATGAAAGCGGTCATTTCCCTTTTTACCTTTGTGTTGGCCTGTGCGGCCTTCCCGCCGCCCGCCCACGCCATGCACATTGCCGACGGCATTTTACCGATGCAATGGGCGGCCCTCTGGTATCTGCTTGCGATACCGGCGGTGGCGATGGGGCTGCGGACCTACCGGCGCGAAAGTGAGCGCTCCCCCCGCTTCCGCCCGTTGGCGGGCTTGGTGGGGGCGGCCGTATTTGTCATTTCCTGCATGCCGATCCCGGTTCCTTTTACGGGAACGTGCTCGCATCCCACCGGCACGGGTCTCGCCGCCATTCTGCTGGGACCGTGGCTCACCGCCGCAATCAGCAGCATCGCACTGCTGCTTCAGGCGCTCTTTCTCGCGCATGGCGGTCTCACCACGCTTGGGGGAAACATCGTCAGCATGGGAATTGCGGGGGCGTTTTCGGGGTATGCGGTATTCCGCGCCGCGCGGTGGGCCGGCCTTTCGCTCTTCGCATCGGCATTCCTCGCCGGGGTGATTTCCGATTGGGCAACGTATGCCACAACGTCGGCCGAGTTGGCCCTCGCGTTGCACGGCGATGGTTCGGTGTCCTCGCTGTTTCTCGCCATTCTGACGGCGTTCGTTCCCACGCAGTTGCCGCTGGGAATCATGGAAGGGTTTGTAACCGCCTATGCGCTTCGGTTTCTCTCGGAGCGGTGGGTCGATTTCCCGTTCGCCCGCGATGCGCGAAAAGAACGGTCAAAGGCCGTACCGATTGTCCTCGCTGTATTCCTGGCCCTTGCCGCGCTCTCCACCGCCGCATCGGCGGGGGGGTACGTGGGGGTGGATGAAGCGGTGGTTGAAAAAGTCGCCGCTGAAAATGGAAGGAAAGCCTCGCCGCCGTTGGTGGATGTTGAAGGCGATATGGGGCTGTTCCTGTTCCTTATCGCGGGCGCGGCGGGCGGGTTTGCCTGCGGTTATTTCTACCGCTCGCTTTCAATCAAAAAAGAAGAAAAGGCGTTGACGGATGTTTGA
- the cobI gene encoding precorrin-2 C(20)-methyltransferase — protein sequence MKSGTLYGIGVGPGDPELITVKGARLLREAKHVFAPKARVKTDSLARDIAARYIGPDTAVHELLFPMVIDKAELELRWDESAQAIAAVLRTGQDACFLTLGDALLYSTYIYLIRALKKAMPEAVISTVPGIAAYSLIAALTNMPVGEAKEPVTIIPAADDLDAVRRAVKGEGTVVLMKIGKRMPGILDILEEEGIIDNGVFAAYAGQEGERLETDLRRLRNEGPETGYLSTIIVHTGRKK from the coding sequence ATGAAATCCGGCACGTTGTATGGCATTGGCGTGGGACCCGGCGACCCGGAACTGATAACGGTGAAAGGGGCGCGGCTGCTGCGCGAGGCAAAGCATGTGTTCGCCCCGAAGGCGCGGGTGAAAACCGACAGCCTCGCGCGTGATATCGCCGCCCGCTATATCGGGCCGGATACCGCCGTTCATGAACTGCTCTTTCCGATGGTCATCGACAAGGCGGAACTGGAACTGCGGTGGGACGAATCGGCGCAGGCCATCGCGGCGGTGTTGCGCACCGGCCAGGACGCCTGTTTCCTCACGCTGGGGGACGCGCTGCTCTATTCGACGTACATCTACCTCATCCGCGCCTTGAAAAAAGCGATGCCCGAAGCGGTCATCAGCACCGTGCCCGGCATCGCGGCGTACAGCCTCATCGCGGCGCTCACCAATATGCCGGTGGGCGAGGCGAAGGAGCCGGTCACCATCATCCCCGCCGCCGACGATCTTGACGCGGTGCGGCGCGCGGTGAAAGGGGAGGGGACGGTGGTTCTCATGAAAATTGGCAAGCGGATGCCGGGGATTTTGGACATACTGGAAGAAGAGGGAATTATCGATAACGGCGTGTTCGCCGCCTATGCCGGGCAGGAGGGGGAACGGTTGGAGACCGACCTCCGCCGTTTGCGCAACGAGGGGCCGGAGACCGGGTATCTTTCCACCATCATCGTGCATACCGGGAGGAAGAAATGA
- the cbiD gene encoding cobalamin biosynthesis protein CbiD, producing MNKTDNLREGFTTGACAAAAAKAATILLCDEPLPETVDIPLRNGGRAAFAVNGAGVRADTAFASVVKDSGDDPDITNGATVTAAVSWMTDGDIIFAAGEGVGTVTKKGLSIPPGEPAINPGPRTMIRAAVREVTGRPVHVELSIPGGDLLAARTFNPRLGIVGGLSVLGTTGIVRPYSHPALRESLKCTLDVALGGGLRRMVFTAGNIGTNVAMKSLGIMKDAVIEVSNEWGFMLDCLERHDIDALLVVGHPGKLAKLPAGEWDTHSSRSASAIPYVRQTAREVMGADLENANTVEEIIENYTGAARTKLASALAEKVAAAVAERTKGRFAVSVALVNMKGEVTGAYGDLGGWTKKNL from the coding sequence ATGAACAAAACTGACAATCTGCGCGAAGGGTTTACCACCGGCGCGTGCGCGGCGGCGGCGGCAAAGGCCGCTACGATCTTGCTGTGCGATGAACCTTTGCCTGAAACCGTGGACATACCGTTGCGCAACGGCGGCAGGGCCGCATTTGCCGTCAATGGCGCGGGGGTACGCGCCGATACCGCTTTCGCCTCGGTGGTGAAAGACTCCGGCGACGACCCGGATATCACCAACGGCGCAACGGTCACCGCTGCCGTCTCGTGGATGACGGATGGCGACATCATCTTTGCGGCGGGCGAGGGGGTGGGGACGGTGACAAAAAAAGGATTGAGCATTCCCCCCGGTGAACCGGCCATCAATCCCGGCCCACGCACGATGATACGCGCCGCCGTGCGCGAGGTTACGGGCCGCCCGGTGCATGTGGAACTTTCCATCCCGGGCGGCGATCTGCTGGCGGCGCGGACGTTCAATCCGCGCCTCGGCATCGTCGGCGGCCTGAGCGTGCTCGGCACCACCGGCATCGTCCGCCCCTATAGCCACCCCGCGCTGCGCGAATCGCTCAAATGCACGCTTGATGTGGCGCTCGGCGGCGGCCTTCGGCGCATGGTGTTCACCGCCGGGAATATCGGCACCAACGTGGCGATGAAATCGCTCGGCATTATGAAGGACGCCGTCATCGAGGTAAGCAACGAGTGGGGCTTCATGCTCGATTGCCTCGAACGGCACGATATCGACGCGTTGCTGGTAGTGGGCCATCCCGGCAAGCTTGCCAAACTTCCAGCAGGCGAGTGGGATACCCATTCCTCCCGTTCCGCCAGCGCCATTCCCTATGTGCGCCAAACCGCGCGGGAGGTAATGGGGGCCGATCTGGAAAACGCAAATACCGTTGAAGAAATAATTGAAAATTATACCGGCGCGGCGCGGACGAAGCTTGCAAGCGCACTTGCGGAAAAAGTCGCGGCGGCTGTCGCGGAACGGACGAAGGGACGCTTTGCGGTTTCCGTTGCGTTGGTGAATATGAAGGGGGAGGTCACCGGCGCATACGGTGATTTGGGCGGATGGACGAAAAAAAACCTATAA
- a CDS encoding cobyrinate a,c-diamide synthase has product MTGACPAIVVAGAASGVGKTSVTLGLAAALARRGMRVRTFKVGPDFLDPGYLALASGRTSYNLDTWMCGADYAKGLYARKTADADIAVVEGVMGMYDGADAAHSLGSTADVAALLGAPVLLVVNARGAARSLAAVVKGFCEFERGALIAGVAANFCGGERHAGILRDALASVNLPPLMAAIPKGALPELTSRHLGLVSADARTLTAQTIQQLADAMEAHADIDALIVAAASTVMRKAETAPAPATPKARIGLAMDEAFHFYYHDSLEALERAGAELVRFSPVRDAALPEGLDGLYLGGGYPEEHAPAISQNAGMIRSIVEFAGVGRPVYAECGGLIYLSRGVEAVDGARYPFAGILPVWARMRNSYKSLGYAEAVFTRDTLLGKTGESVKGHMFHYSELVDDPLGCEGWSAAYTVRRKGVETPEGLSVKNVLATYLHAHLASHPRAAESFVNRCRAAAHV; this is encoded by the coding sequence ATGACCGGCGCGTGTCCCGCCATCGTTGTGGCTGGCGCGGCCAGCGGCGTGGGTAAGACTTCGGTAACGCTTGGTCTTGCCGCCGCTTTGGCCCGGCGCGGTATGCGCGTCCGGACGTTTAAGGTGGGGCCGGATTTTCTCGACCCCGGTTATCTGGCCCTGGCTTCGGGGCGCACCAGCTACAACCTCGACACTTGGATGTGCGGCGCGGACTATGCCAAAGGCCTCTATGCGCGCAAGACGGCGGACGCCGATATTGCCGTGGTGGAAGGGGTGATGGGGATGTACGACGGAGCGGACGCGGCGCATTCGCTCGGCAGCACGGCGGATGTTGCCGCGCTGCTCGGCGCGCCGGTGTTGCTGGTGGTGAACGCGCGCGGCGCGGCGCGCAGTTTGGCCGCCGTGGTGAAAGGGTTTTGCGAATTCGAGCGCGGCGCGCTCATCGCGGGTGTGGCGGCGAATTTTTGCGGCGGCGAACGCCACGCAGGCATCCTGCGCGATGCGCTGGCAAGCGTCAACCTGCCGCCGCTCATGGCGGCGATTCCGAAAGGGGCGCTGCCGGAGCTTACCTCGCGCCATTTGGGGTTGGTGAGCGCCGATGCCCGCACGCTCACCGCGCAAACCATACAGCAGCTTGCCGATGCGATGGAAGCTCACGCCGATATTGACGCGCTCATCGTCGCCGCCGCATCAACGGTCATGCGCAAAGCGGAAACGGCGCCCGCGCCAGCCACCCCAAAAGCGCGCATCGGGTTGGCGATGGATGAGGCATTTCATTTTTATTATCACGATTCGCTTGAAGCGCTCGAACGCGCGGGTGCGGAGTTGGTCAGGTTCTCGCCGGTGCGGGATGCCGCGTTGCCGGAAGGGTTGGACGGACTCTACCTCGGCGGCGGCTACCCGGAGGAACACGCGCCGGCGATCTCCCAAAATGCCGGGATGATCCGCTCCATCGTTGAATTCGCCGGTGTGGGACGTCCGGTCTACGCCGAATGCGGCGGCCTCATCTATCTTTCGCGTGGCGTTGAAGCGGTGGATGGCGCGCGCTATCCTTTTGCGGGCATCCTGCCGGTGTGGGCGCGGATGCGGAACAGTTATAAATCGCTGGGGTATGCCGAGGCGGTTTTTACCCGCGATACGCTGCTGGGAAAAACCGGGGAATCGGTCAAAGGACATATGTTTCATTATTCCGAGTTGGTGGATGATCCGCTTGGCTGCGAAGGGTGGAGCGCGGCGTATACGGTGCGGCGCAAGGGCGTTGAAACGCCGGAGGGGTTGAGCGTGAAAAATGTGCTTGCCACGTATTTGCACGCCCACCTCGCTTCGCATCCCCGCGCCGCTGAAAGTTTTGTGAACCGGTGCCGCGCGGCGGCGCATGTATAA